ATCCGATATCACGGACGAACTCCGAATCGTACAAATAAGGATTCGTCGTCCACAGAACACCCACTCCAGATTCCCAGGCGAGAAGCTGAACATTTTGGATATAGGCGCATACCGCAGCATAATCTTCATCGTATTTCCTCTTATCCGGGTCCTTCTCCATATAAATAAGGGCATGATGAGGAATGCGCAATAAGAAATCACGGATACCTTCTCTCACTTTTGTTTGACGGTCTTCTTTGTATCCCGAGAAGAAGCCCTGCCTCTCATAGCTGCGGAGCACATTGTCCGCATACATTTTCACCCCCGCCCCCTGGTACATATAAATATTCCAAGGCTCCTTCATATGGTGGGTGGGAGCCCAGGAAGCTTTTGTGAAAATTCCCTCTAATACTCCTTCGGGAACCAACTCCTGTTTATACTCATGAACGGATCTTCGCCCGAGAATCGCATCTTCCAGCTCCATAAGTCACCTCACACAATTAAAATCTTCGTTACCTGCTGGCCCATCGAGTACCCCCACTCCTTCAGGAAAAAGGGTACTTTCGTTTCCAACGTCTCATAAGCACTATATTTCGTCGGGACGCCTCGTACGTTCATTCCCTGGTTCTTCGCCATCCCTACCGCACGCTTGAGGTGGAATTGATCACTGACGAGAATATACGTGTGAATCCCTTTTTGTTCGGCTACCTCTTTTGCATTCGTCAAATTCTCTTCCGTCACCATGGAACGATCCTCATAAAGAATATGCTCTTCCGGGACCCCATGCTCCATCGCATAGGACTTACCAGTCTCCCCTTCCGAAGAAGCTGCGTTTTCACTTCTACCACCTGTCAAGACGAGGTAGTCCACTTTCCCGTCCTTATACAGTTCAATCCCCTGTTTCAGTCTTCCTTCAAAGACAGGGCTTGGTTTTCCATTCCATTGAGCGGCTCCGAGGACGATGGCTGCATCTGCTTTTTGAACAGGCTCCTCTTCTCCATAGGTCCACACAGAATATGCGGTATAAATACTGTATATAAAGACAATTAAACATACGAATTTGGCTACTCGTTTCATACATTCGTTCTCCTACTCCTGATAATCTTTTCCTATCATATCATAGAAAAAAGCCCCTCTGAATAATCAGAGAGGCTCAATTTGAAAAAATTATTTATTCAGGTTGTAGAACGCTTTTTCACCTGCATAGTTAGCTGTTCCAAGCAACTGATCTTCAATACGAAGAAGCTGGTTGTATTTAGCTACACGGTCTGTACGGGACGGTGCACCAGTCTTAATTTGACCAGCGTTCGTCGCAACTGCGATGTCAGCAATAGTAGCGTCTTCTGTTTCACCGGAGCGGTGGGAGATGACTGCTGTGTAACCTGCACGTTTAGCCATTTCGATCGCTTCGAATGTTTCTGTAAGCGTACCAATTTGGTTAACTTTAATCAGGATAGAGTTGCCAACGCCTTCTTCAATCGCACGGCTTAGTTTAGCTGTGTTTGTAACGAACAAGTCGTCACCAACAAGCTGTACGCGGTCGCCGATACGGTCTGTAAGAAGCTTCGTACCTTCCCAGTCGTTCTCATCAAGACCGTCTTCAATTGATACGATCGGGTACTTGTTAACAAGCTCTTCGTACCAGTCAACCATTTCTTCAGAAGTACGTACGACACCTTCACCTTTAAGGTTATATTTGCCGTCTTCATAGATTTCAGAAGATGCTACGTCCATAGCAAGCTTAACTTCTGCATCCGGCTTGTAGCCTGCTGCTTCAATTGCTTCAATAATAGTAGATAGTGCTTCTTCGTTGGATTGAAGGTTTGGAGCGAATCCGCCTTCGTCACCAACACCAGTGTTGTAGCCTTTGTTCTTAAGAACTGTCTTAAGGGAGTGGAAAATTTCCGCACCCATACGTAGAGCTTCTTTGAAAGTAGGAGCGCCCACAGGCATGACCATGAATTCTTGGATATCTACGTTGTTATCCGCGTGCTCTCCACCGTTTAGGATGTTCATCATCGGTGTTGGAAGAGTAGAAGCAGTGAATCCTCCAAGATATTTGTAAAGTGGAAGACCTACAACATCTGCAGCCGCGTGTGCAACAGCCATGGAAACACCAAGAATTGCATTCGCACCAAGGTTTCCTTTGTTTTCTGTACCATCAAGTTCTCTCATCATTTGGTCGATAAGGACTTGTTGTGTAACGTCCATTCCAAGAAGTTTTGGAGCAATTGTTTCATTTACGTTGGCAACTGCTTTTTCAACACCTTTACCAAGGTAGCGTTCTTTGTCACCGTCACGAAGTTCAACTGCTTCATATTCACCAGTTGAAGCTCCACTTGGTACAAGTGCTGTACCGAAAGCTCCGGATTCTGTATAAACTTCTACTTCTACAGTTGGGTTACCACGAGAGTCAAGGACTTCGCGTGCATATACGTCAGTAATGTATGGCATATAAATTCTCTCCCTTAATTATTTGATTAATGATTTTCCTGTCATTTCTTCTGGTTGCTCGACATCCAATAGTTCAAGAAGCGTCGGTGAAAGATCGCCCAGAATTCCGCCTTCGCGAAGTTCTACGCCTTCTTTCGTTACGATTACAGGAACCGGGTTCGTCGTGTGTGCCGTCATCGCATCACCGTCCAAGGTCGTCACCTCGTCGGAATTACCATGATCGGCCGTGATGATCGCATGGCCGCCTTTTTCAAGGATTTTGTCTACGATTTTACCTAGACATTCATCGACCGCTTCTATCGCTTTGACTGTCGGCTCAAGCATGCCGGAGTGACCAACCATATCCGGGTTGGCAAAGTTGAGGATGATAGCATTATGCTTATCCGCATCCAATTCA
This sequence is a window from Bacillus sp. SB49. Protein-coding genes within it:
- a CDS encoding YdcF family protein, translating into MKRVAKFVCLIVFIYSIYTAYSVWTYGEEEPVQKADAAIVLGAAQWNGKPSPVFEGRLKQGIELYKDGKVDYLVLTGGRSENAASSEGETGKSYAMEHGVPEEHILYEDRSMVTEENLTNAKEVAEQKGIHTYILVSDQFHLKRAVGMAKNQGMNVRGVPTKYSAYETLETKVPFFLKEWGYSMGQQVTKILIV
- the eno gene encoding phosphopyruvate hydratase — encoded protein: MPYITDVYAREVLDSRGNPTVEVEVYTESGAFGTALVPSGASTGEYEAVELRDGDKERYLGKGVEKAVANVNETIAPKLLGMDVTQQVLIDQMMRELDGTENKGNLGANAILGVSMAVAHAAADVVGLPLYKYLGGFTASTLPTPMMNILNGGEHADNNVDIQEFMVMPVGAPTFKEALRMGAEIFHSLKTVLKNKGYNTGVGDEGGFAPNLQSNEEALSTIIEAIEAAGYKPDAEVKLAMDVASSEIYEDGKYNLKGEGVVRTSEEMVDWYEELVNKYPIVSIEDGLDENDWEGTKLLTDRIGDRVQLVGDDLFVTNTAKLSRAIEEGVGNSILIKVNQIGTLTETFEAIEMAKRAGYTAVISHRSGETEDATIADIAVATNAGQIKTGAPSRTDRVAKYNQLLRIEDQLLGTANYAGEKAFYNLNK
- a CDS encoding nitroreductase family protein; translated protein: MELEDAILGRRSVHEYKQELVPEGVLEGIFTKASWAPTHHMKEPWNIYMYQGAGVKMYADNVLRSYERQGFFSGYKEDRQTKVREGIRDFLLRIPHHALIYMEKDPDKRKYDEDYAAVCAYIQNVQLLAWESGVGVLWTTNPYLYDSEFVRDIGLDPHIHRLVSVLQMGYPARVPKPKLRTEIGKKLSIIDR